A single Muntiacus reevesi chromosome 9, mMunRee1.1, whole genome shotgun sequence DNA region contains:
- the LOC136175209 gene encoding olfactory receptor 5AR1-like, whose translation MDKENHSVVTEFILMGITQDPQLQIIFFVVFLLVYLVDVVGNVGMIILIIADTQLHTAMYFFLCNLSFVDLGYSSAIAPRMLADLLTKRKVISFSSCATQFAFFVGFVDAECYVLAAMAYDRFVAICRPLHYSALMSKRVCLALVLGSYLAGLVSLGAHTSLTFSLSYCGSNIINHFFCEIPPLLALSCSDTHVSEILLFSLCGFIELSTILIIFISYAFILVAIIRMRSAAGRMKAFSTCGSHLTGVTLFYGTGMFMYLRPTSSYSLDQDKWASVFYTVIIPMLNPLIYSLRNKDVKAALRKITGKKPQ comes from the coding sequence atggataaagaaaaccacTCAGTGGTGACTGAGTTTATCCTTATGGGCATCACTCAAGACCCTCAGCTGCAGATCATCTTTTTTGTGGTCTTCCTCTTGGTCTACCTGGTGGATGTAGTGGGGAATGTCGGGATGATTATCCTGATCATAGCAGACACTCAGCTTCACACagccatgtactttttcctctgcAACCTCTCTTTTGTCGACCTGGGCTACTCCTCAGCCATTGCCCCCAGGATGCTGGCTGACCTCCTGACAAAGCGCAAAGTCATCTCTTTTTCCAGCTGTGCCACCCAGTTCGCGTTTTTCGTAGGCTTTGTGGACGCTGAGTGCTATGTCCTGGctgccatggcctatgaccgcttcgTGGCCATCTGCCGACCCCTCCACTACAGCGCTCTCATGTCCAAGCGGGTCTGCCTGGCTCTCGTGCTGGGCTCCTACCTGGCCGGCTTGGTGAGTTTAGGGGCCCACActtccctcactttcagtctgagtTACTGTGGTTCCAACATCAtcaaccacttcttctgtgaaaTCCCACCGCTCTTAGCCCTCTCTTGCTCGGACACCCACGTCAGCGAGATCTTGCTCTTCAGTCTCTGTGGCTTCATTGAACTCAGCACCATCCTCATCATCTTTATCTCCTATGCCTTCATCCTCGTCGCAATTATCAGAATGCGCTCCGCTGCAGGCCGCATGAAGGCTTTCTCCACCTGCGGCTCTCACCTCACTGGCGTCACGCTTTTCTACGGCACAGGCATGTTTATGTACCTGCGGCCAACGTCCAGCTACTCCCTGGATCAAGACAAATGGGCCTCTGTGTTCTACACTGTTATCATCCCCATGCTGAATCCCTTGATCTACAGTTTACGGAACAAGGATGTGAAGGCTGCCCTCAGGAAAATAACTGGAAAGAAACctcaataa
- the LOC136175270 gene encoding olfactory receptor 5AP2-like, with translation MARYMKEVQTRNQTEVTEFILLGLSDNSELQVVLFGLFLLIYMATMVGNLGMIVLIKMDPCLHTPMYFFLSSLSFVDASYSSTVTPKMLVNLVAARKAISFNGCAAQFYFFGSFLGTECFLLAVMAYDRFTAIWSPLLYPVLMSGRICFLLVATSFLAGFGNAAIHTGMTFRLPFCGSNEINHFYCDTPPLLKLSCSDTHINGTVIMAFSSVNVIGCVMIVLISYLCILVAILRMPSLEGRHKAFSTCASHLMAITIFFGTILFMYLRPTSSYSMEQDKVASVFYVVVIPMLNPLIYSLKNKDVKGAVKKILQKQIL, from the coding sequence ATGGCCAGATATATGAAAGAGGtgcaaaccaggaatcaaacggaAGTGACAGAATTTATCCTCTTAGGACTCTCAGACAATTCAGAGCTACAGGTCGTCCTCTTTGGATTGTTTCTGTTGATCTATATGGCAACCATGGTGGGTAATTTGGGGATGATTGTGCTAATTAAGATGGATCCTtgtctccacacccccatgtacttttttCTCAGCAGTCTCTCCTTTGTCGATGCCTCTTACTCTTCTACTGTCACTCCTAAGATGCTGGTGAACCTCGTGGCTGCGAGGAAGGCCATTTCTTTTAATGGATGTGCTGCCCAGTTCTATTTCTTTGGCTCCTTCCTGGGGACGGAGTGCTTCTTGTTAGCTGTGATGGCATACGACCGCTTCACAGCCATTTGGAGCCCTTTGCTGTATCCAGTTCTCATGTCTGGGAGAATTTGCTTCTTGCTAGTGGCTACCTCATTCCTAGCAGGTTTTGGAAATGCAGCCATACACACAGGAATGACTTTCAGATTGCCCTTTTGTGGCTCCAATGAGATCAATCATTTCTACTGTGATACACCACCGCTGCTCAAACTCTCTTGCTCTGATACCCACATCAATGGCACTGTGATCATGGCTTTCTCGAGTGTTAATGTCATCGGCTGTGTTATGATCGTCCTCATTTCCTACCTATGCATCCTTGTTGCCATCTTGAGGATGCCCTCATTAGAGGGCAGGcacaaagccttctccacctgtgcctcTCACCTCATGGCCATCACCATATTCTTTGGGACGATTCTCTTCATGTACTTGCGTCCAACGTCTAGCTACTCAATGGAGCAGGACAAGGTTGCCTCTGTCTTTTATGTGGTAGTGATCCCTATGCTAAATCCCCTCATCTacagtttgaaaaataaagatgtgAAAGGGGCCGTAAAGAAGATCTTACAGAAACAGATACTGTGA
- the LOC136174986 gene encoding olfactory receptor 5M1-like translates to MPSPNHTVGTEFILLGLTGDPVLQKALFGVFLAIYLVTLAGNLGLIMLIRTNPHLQTPMYFFLSHLSFVDLCYSSNVTPNMLHNFLSDRKTISYAGCFTQCLLFIALVIAEFYLLASMALDRYAAICSPLHYSARMSRDVCLFLVTVPYTCGFLSGLSQALLTFHLSFCASLEINHFYCADPPLIMLACSDTYVKKMAMFVVAGFTLSSSFFIILLSYVFIAASILAIRSVEGRYKAFSTCGSHLTTVTLFYGTLFCMYLRPPTEKSVKESKIFAVFYSFLSPMLNPLIYSMRNKDVIQAMQQMIKRNLS, encoded by the coding sequence ATGCCTTCCCCTAACCACACTGTAGGGACTGAATTCATTCTCCTGGGGCTCACAGGTGACCCGGTGCTACAGAAGGCCCTGTTTGGGGTGTTCCTGGCGATCTACCTAGTCACACTGGCAGGGAATCTGGGCCTGATCATGCTGATCAGGACCAACCCCCACCTCCAGactcccatgtatttcttcctcagccacctctcctttGTAGACCTTTGCTATTCCTCCAACGTTACTCCAAATATGCTGCACAACTTCCTCTCAGACCGGAAGACCATCTCCTATGCTGGATGCTTCACGCAGTGTCTTCTCTTCATTGCCCTGGTGATCGCtgagttttatctccttgcttccATGGCCTTGGACCGCTATGCTGCCATCTGCAGCCCTCTACACTACAGCGCCAGGATGTCCAGGGACGTGTGCCTCTTTCTAGTCACAGTCCCGTATACCTGTGGATTCCTCAGTGGTCTCTCTCAGGCACTGCTGACCTTTCACTTGTCCTTCTGTGCCTCCCTTGAGATCAACCATTTCTACTGTGCTGATCCTCCTCTGATAATGTTGGCCTGCTCTGACACCTATGTCAAAAAGATGGCGATGTTTGTGGTTGCTGGTTTCACTCTCTCAAGCTCTTTCTTCATCATTCTCCTCTCTTATGTTTTCATCGCTGCATCTATCTTGGCGATCCGTTCTGTGGAAGGCAGGTACAAAGCCTTTTctacctgtggctcccacctgACAACAGTCACTCTATTTTATGGAACCCTCTTCTGCATGTACTTGAGGCCTCCAACTGAGAAGTCTGTGAAGGAGTCCAAAATATTTGCAGTCTTTTATAGTTTTTTGAGCCCAATGTTGAACCCTTTGATCTACAGTATGAGGAACAAGGATGTGATCCAAGCCATGCAGCAAATGATTAAGAGAAATCTTTCATAA